Part of the Hydrogenimonas thermophila genome, AAAAGGTGATGATCTCTACTCAATAGTACAGAAAGATATTTCTGAAATGCTTTGTCATATTGATGTTGATCCTTTGGATTATATGACAGTTTTGAAATTGGCTAAAAAACTTGAGAATATAAGTGATCATTCGGTTAATGTCGCTAAGCTTTTACTTTTCATAAAAACTGGTGGAGAATTGGAGAGTTACTAATGGCTCTAATTGCTATTATAGAAGATGAACAAGATTTGCTAGACCTTTTAGAGTATCATTTGCAAAAAGAGGGTTATGAAACTTTTGCAGCAATTTCAGTTAAACCTATTGAAAAACTTCTTGAAGAAGAGACACCTGACCTTATGATTGTAGACAGAAACCTTCCTGGGGTAGAAGGTAGCGAGTTTGTCCAACAATTAAGAAGCAGAGGTTACAATATACCAGTCATTTTTCTTACTGCTAAAGTTTCTGATACAGAGATAGAAGAGGGTTTCTTGCGTGGTGGAGATGATTATGTTACAAAGCCATTTAATGTAAAAGAGTTGATGCATCGTGTTCGGGCAGTACTTAGAAGAAGCAAACCTGAAGAGAGTAGTGAAATTATATATAGGGATATTACAATAAAACCTAAGAGTTATGAAGTCTTTATTGATGGCAAGAAGATTGATTTAACACGTTTGGAATTTAAACTTTTACTTGAACTTGTTACACATAAAAATATGGTTTTAAGTCGTGATCAGCTTCTTGAGAAAGTTTGGGGTGATGATGGAGACTATCAGGATCGTACTGTAAATGTTGCAGTTAATCGTCTAAAAGAGAAGATTGATCCAGATAAGAGTAAAAACTATATTAAATCAATTCGAGGGGTAGGGTATCAGGTTTGTTAAAACGTTATTTTAAACTTCCTCAGATATTTTTTATCAATTTTTTACTTTTACTTTCTGGTACATTGTTGATAGCATCTTTTATTGTTTATTACTCTGTGCAAGAGATTGAAGTCAAACAGTTTACAAATCAGCTTAGAAGTGAGATCGCTTATGTTCGTACTAGGCTAGATGAGGGAAAGTCTCTTGAAGTTGCAGCTAATGAGATGAGTGAGATAATGGGACGACCTTTAAGGGTTACACTGATTGCAATGGATGGAACGGTACTTTTTGACAATGAAGCAGATGTAAGCAGTATGGAAAATCACGCCAACCGTCCAGAAGTTATGGCTGCAAGAAGAGATGGTTTTGGTACAGCAGTTCGTTACTCCCAAACAGTAAAAAATGATCGTATTTATGTTGCAAAGACTATTAAGTGGAATTCAAAACCTGCAATATTGCGCCTTTCAGTTTCATTAGAAACTATTATGCAGGATTTTAGGATGCTTTGGTTTCGCATGGCATCTGTATTTCTATTAGCATTAGTAACAGGATATTTTATAAGCAGAGCTTTACAGAGACGAATTGATGAAGAGCTTGGAAAACTTACAGATTATCTAAAAGCAATTGCCGATAAAAATTATAATGCCAACTTTAGTGCCGGATTCTCTAAAGAGTTTACAACTATTGCGGTATTGCTCAAAAAGCTGGCTAAACGGCTTGAGAAAAATGAGAAAAAGAAGCGTAAATATAATGCAAAGATCA contains:
- a CDS encoding response regulator transcription factor, whose protein sequence is MALIAIIEDEQDLLDLLEYHLQKEGYETFAAISVKPIEKLLEEETPDLMIVDRNLPGVEGSEFVQQLRSRGYNIPVIFLTAKVSDTEIEEGFLRGGDDYVTKPFNVKELMHRVRAVLRRSKPEESSEIIYRDITIKPKSYEVFIDGKKIDLTRLEFKLLLELVTHKNMVLSRDQLLEKVWGDDGDYQDRTVNVAVNRLKEKIDPDKSKNYIKSIRGVGYQVC
- a CDS encoding HAMP domain-containing sensor histidine kinase; its protein translation is MLKRYFKLPQIFFINFLLLLSGTLLIASFIVYYSVQEIEVKQFTNQLRSEIAYVRTRLDEGKSLEVAANEMSEIMGRPLRVTLIAMDGTVLFDNEADVSSMENHANRPEVMAARRDGFGTAVRYSQTVKNDRIYVAKTIKWNSKPAILRLSVSLETIMQDFRMLWFRMASVFLLALVTGYFISRALQRRIDEELGKLTDYLKAIADKNYNANFSAGFSKEFTTIAVLLKKLAKRLEKNEKKKRKYNAKIRLISKQRSDMISAISHEFKNPVAAIMGYTETLLDDDGVPVTIRKKFLQRIEQNARRITQMIDRLSFMTRMESSEIQPEMSGFDMEKVVKDAIYTLSQKYQGRNIKIQSKPVNIYADKTMMEMTVINLIDNALKYSEDDVEVVLNEKEFCVIDKGDGIPEKEIDEITKKFYRINKNSWDNSMGLGLAIVSYILKLHNSHLHISSEVGKGTKICFHIPSFSQIKS